One genomic region from Halobacteriovorax sp. HLS encodes:
- the recQ gene encoding DNA helicase RecQ gives MQRALEILNKVFGYDDFRFNQRSAVESILSKRDTFVLMPTGGGKSLCYQIPMLSMDGVGVVISPLISLMINQVNALKINGVSANYLNSTLSSEEYNDVLLSCRSGETKILYLSPEGLKSPRVIEFLKNIELSIIAIDEAHCVSQWGHEFRPDYRELSSLKVNFPETPLIALTATADEKVRKDIVNQLGLENPLELVSSFDRPNIKYQIRPREKGIDQLVKFIKESHEDECGIIYCQTRNKVETTANKLKALGFNAYAYHAGLDPEERHRVQALFESSDNIIIVATIAFGMGIDKPDIRFVCHMGLPKNIESYYQETGRAGRDGSSANAWMIYGLDDLIRNKQFLENSDASGVYKELANSKIESMLSFCELTTCRRRFLLNYFDENVSADCGNCDCCHDEVHKEDATLEARKALSTVFRTGQRFGVNHLIEVLQGKVTSKILNNSHEELGVFGLGKDRSEKYWRRLYRNLIFRKYLTYASLEYKTLKLDQKSSEVLKGNEEFYVLKVEDSRPLRKKPAESLNLNDQDQILFEELRNLRKDLALKLDIPAYLIFPDKTLIELSSVKPMNEVEMLEINGVGVKKFERFGADFLEKISYFK, from the coding sequence ATGCAAAGAGCACTTGAAATTTTAAATAAAGTTTTTGGTTATGATGACTTTAGGTTTAATCAAAGAAGTGCTGTAGAAAGTATTCTCTCTAAGCGAGATACTTTCGTTTTAATGCCTACAGGAGGAGGGAAATCTCTTTGTTATCAAATACCGATGTTATCTATGGATGGTGTCGGAGTTGTGATCTCTCCTCTGATTTCTCTAATGATTAACCAGGTTAATGCCTTAAAAATAAATGGTGTAAGTGCAAACTATTTAAATTCAACTCTCTCTAGTGAGGAGTACAATGACGTTCTTTTAAGTTGTCGTAGTGGTGAAACGAAGATTCTCTATCTATCACCAGAAGGCCTTAAGTCCCCACGAGTTATTGAGTTTTTAAAAAATATAGAACTTTCTATTATAGCAATTGATGAAGCTCACTGTGTCTCTCAATGGGGGCATGAGTTTAGACCTGATTACAGAGAGCTGAGTTCACTTAAAGTGAATTTCCCTGAAACTCCTCTGATTGCCCTTACTGCGACAGCAGATGAAAAAGTTAGAAAAGACATTGTAAATCAACTAGGTCTAGAAAACCCTTTGGAGCTTGTTTCAAGTTTTGATAGACCAAATATTAAGTATCAAATTCGCCCTAGAGAAAAAGGTATTGATCAGCTTGTAAAGTTTATTAAGGAATCTCACGAAGATGAGTGTGGAATTATTTATTGCCAAACGAGAAACAAAGTAGAGACTACTGCGAATAAACTTAAGGCCCTAGGCTTCAATGCTTATGCCTATCATGCAGGACTTGATCCTGAAGAAAGGCATAGGGTTCAAGCTCTATTTGAAAGCAGCGACAATATTATTATTGTTGCAACGATAGCTTTTGGTATGGGAATTGATAAACCGGATATTAGATTTGTTTGTCATATGGGGCTTCCTAAAAATATTGAAAGTTATTATCAAGAAACAGGACGGGCTGGGCGAGATGGCTCAAGTGCAAATGCTTGGATGATTTACGGGCTTGATGACTTGATTAGAAATAAACAGTTTTTAGAGAACTCTGATGCTTCTGGTGTATATAAGGAGCTAGCGAATAGTAAAATTGAGTCGATGCTGTCATTTTGTGAATTAACAACATGTAGAAGACGATTTCTTTTAAATTACTTTGATGAGAATGTTTCAGCAGATTGTGGCAACTGTGACTGTTGTCATGATGAAGTACATAAAGAGGATGCAACTCTAGAGGCGAGAAAGGCACTGTCTACAGTATTTAGAACGGGGCAGAGGTTTGGTGTAAATCACCTAATAGAAGTTCTTCAAGGTAAAGTGACTTCAAAAATTTTGAATAACTCTCATGAAGAACTAGGAGTGTTTGGACTTGGAAAAGATAGAAGCGAAAAATATTGGAGAAGGTTATATCGAAATCTTATTTTTAGAAAATATCTTACCTATGCAAGTTTAGAATATAAAACACTGAAGTTAGATCAAAAATCTTCAGAGGTCTTAAAAGGCAATGAAGAGTTCTATGTATTAAAAGTAGAGGACTCTCGTCCATTGCGAAAAAAACCTGCCGAGTCTTTAAATTTGAATGATCAAGATCAAATTCTTTTTGAGGAGCTAAGAAACTTACGAAAGGATTTGGCCCTTAAGTTGGATATTCCTGCATATCTAATCTTCCCCGATAAGACTTTGATTGAGTTAAGTAGTGTTAAGCCGATGAATGAAGTTGAAATGCTCGAGATCAATGGTGTTGGAGTTAAGAAGTTCGAACGATTTGGAGCAGATTTCTTAGAGAAAATTTCTTACTTTAAATAA
- a CDS encoding TraR/DksA family transcriptional regulator, with product MGKVNLDHFKELLLEKRQQILNGGLLNSTEDLHISTDDLADEADLAQSVINQQVTFNMRNRERAKLRQIEAALERIEDKTYGLCEDCDDPIGQKRLTNQPWTTLCITHAEERERELGHFHSVG from the coding sequence ATGGGGAAGGTCAATCTCGATCATTTTAAAGAACTCTTACTAGAGAAACGTCAGCAAATTCTAAATGGCGGTTTACTTAATTCTACAGAAGACTTACATATTTCTACTGATGACTTAGCAGATGAAGCTGACTTAGCTCAAAGTGTAATAAATCAGCAAGTTACTTTCAATATGAGAAATAGAGAAAGAGCTAAACTTCGCCAAATTGAAGCAGCCCTAGAAAGAATAGAAGATAAAACTTATGGTCTTTGTGAAGACTGTGATGATCCTATCGGACAAAAAAGGCTAACAAACCAGCCTTGGACAACTCTGTGTATTACACATGCTGAAGAGCGAGAAAGAGAACTAGGTCACTTCCACTCTGTGGGTTAA
- the rho gene encoding transcription termination factor Rho, producing MHLNDLREMEIKELIEKGETLKVENASGMKTHELIFAILKTTSKNKEDIFGSGVLEILPDGFGFLRSPGYNYLPGADDIYVSPSQIRRFGLRKGDSVEGQIRSPKDNERYFALLKVGTINGHTPEAHKKTVLFDNLTPLYPQKKINLESKPTNYSTRMIDLFVPQGFGQRCLIVAPPKAGKTMLLQEIANSITDNHPNSKLIVLLIDERPEEVTDMKRNVQAEVVSSTFDEPANRHVQVAEMVLEKAKRLTEAGEDVIILLDSITRLARAYNTVVPPSGKILSGGVDSNALHRPKRFFGAARNIENGGSLTIIATALVDTGSRMDEVIFEEFKGTGNSEIQLDRKLLEKRIFPALDINKSSTRKEDLLMDPLDLPRTYVLRKVLHPMSTIDAMEFMLQRVTKSKTNSEFLDSMNS from the coding sequence ATGCACCTTAATGACCTAAGAGAAATGGAAATTAAAGAACTCATCGAAAAAGGTGAAACTTTAAAAGTAGAAAACGCATCGGGAATGAAAACTCACGAGCTTATTTTTGCTATCTTAAAAACAACATCAAAGAATAAAGAAGATATTTTTGGCTCAGGTGTTTTAGAGATTTTACCAGATGGTTTTGGATTTCTTAGATCTCCTGGCTATAATTACCTTCCTGGTGCAGATGATATTTACGTTTCTCCAAGTCAGATTAGAAGATTTGGTTTAAGAAAAGGTGACTCAGTTGAAGGTCAAATTCGTTCTCCTAAAGATAATGAAAGATACTTCGCTCTTCTAAAGGTAGGTACAATTAATGGCCATACTCCAGAAGCACATAAGAAAACAGTTCTTTTTGATAACTTAACACCACTATACCCTCAAAAGAAAATTAACCTAGAGTCTAAGCCAACAAATTATTCAACTCGTATGATTGATTTATTTGTACCTCAAGGATTTGGTCAGAGATGTTTGATTGTTGCACCTCCTAAAGCAGGTAAGACAATGCTACTCCAGGAGATAGCAAACTCTATTACTGATAATCATCCAAACTCAAAGCTGATTGTTCTTCTAATTGATGAAAGACCAGAAGAAGTTACTGACATGAAGAGAAATGTTCAGGCTGAGGTTGTATCGTCAACTTTTGATGAGCCTGCCAATAGACACGTTCAAGTTGCAGAAATGGTTTTAGAAAAAGCGAAGAGACTTACTGAAGCAGGCGAAGATGTAATTATCTTACTTGACTCAATTACGCGTTTAGCTCGTGCATATAATACTGTTGTTCCACCTTCTGGGAAAATCCTTTCAGGTGGTGTTGATTCTAATGCTCTTCATAGACCAAAGAGATTCTTTGGTGCTGCTAGAAATATTGAAAATGGTGGGTCTCTTACAATTATCGCAACTGCGCTTGTTGATACGGGCTCTAGAATGGATGAAGTTATTTTCGAAGAGTTTAAAGGAACTGGTAACTCTGAAATTCAGCTTGATAGAAAGCTACTTGAAAAGAGAATTTTTCCTGCTCTTGATATTAATAAATCTTCGACACGTAAAGAAGACTTACTTATGGATCCATTGGATCTTCCAAGAACTTATGTTCTTAGGAAAGTTCTTCACCCAATGTCGACGATTGATGCAATGGAGTTTATGCTCCAAAGAGTTACTAAGTCTAAGACGAACTCTGAGTTCTTAGACTCAATGAACTCTTAA
- the prfA gene encoding peptide chain release factor 1, producing MFDKLDSVIDRFEMLNEKLADPSIYDRQDEFKKISSERSNLEEVVNVYKEYKQIKEDIEEAKEILKNEKDEDMREMAKEVLNESEPQILPMEERLTILLLPKDPLDDKNVMVEIRAGAGGDEASIFVGDVYRMYANYFRDLGFKTEQVSISEGDEGIKEIIFSVSGDKVYSKLKYESGVHRVQRVPKTESQGRVHTSTITVAVMPETDDLEFELDLNDVRIDVYRSGGAGGQSVNTTDSAVRVTHIPTGTVVANQDQKSQLKNKEKALRILKNRIYDKMLQDKNAIEAAERKGLVGTGDRSERIRTYNFPQGRLTDHRIGLTLYSLDKIIEGDMAPVTDALIAHNQAELLKGQEE from the coding sequence ATGTTTGATAAACTTGATTCTGTTATAGATCGGTTTGAAATGCTAAATGAAAAACTCGCAGACCCTTCTATTTATGATAGACAGGATGAGTTTAAGAAAATTTCTAGTGAGAGATCAAATCTTGAAGAAGTTGTAAATGTCTATAAAGAGTATAAGCAAATCAAAGAAGATATTGAAGAAGCAAAAGAAATCTTAAAGAATGAAAAAGATGAAGATATGCGTGAAATGGCCAAAGAAGTTCTTAATGAATCTGAGCCACAAATTCTACCAATGGAAGAGCGCTTAACAATCTTACTTCTTCCGAAAGATCCTCTCGATGACAAGAACGTAATGGTCGAAATTCGTGCTGGAGCTGGTGGAGATGAAGCATCTATTTTTGTTGGTGATGTGTACAGAATGTATGCGAACTACTTTAGAGACCTTGGCTTTAAAACTGAACAAGTATCAATAAGTGAAGGTGACGAAGGTATTAAAGAAATTATTTTCTCCGTTTCTGGGGATAAGGTTTACTCAAAGCTTAAGTATGAGTCAGGTGTTCACAGAGTACAAAGAGTTCCAAAGACTGAGTCTCAAGGACGTGTACATACATCGACAATTACTGTTGCTGTGATGCCCGAGACAGATGATCTTGAGTTCGAACTTGATTTAAATGATGTTAGAATAGATGTTTATAGATCTGGTGGAGCTGGTGGACAGTCAGTTAACACTACAGACTCCGCTGTACGTGTTACACACATTCCAACAGGTACCGTTGTTGCTAACCAAGATCAAAAGTCACAGCTTAAAAATAAAGAGAAGGCCCTAAGAATTCTAAAAAATAGAATTTACGATAAAATGCTTCAAGACAAGAATGCTATTGAAGCGGCCGAAAGAAAAGGTCTTGTCGGAACTGGGGACAGATCAGAAAGAATTAGAACTTATAACTTTCCACAGGGGCGTTTAACTGATCATAGGATTGGTCTAACTCTCTACTCTTTAGATAAGATTATTGAAGGGGACATGGCACCTGTGACGGATGCTCTAATCGCTCATAATCAAGCAGAACTTTTAAAGGGCCAAGAAGAATAA
- the mltG gene encoding endolytic transglycosylase MltG, with protein MSKKNLFIILVLAPLLGIIAGGAKVYHSIALWKYEGEAKSFTIQPGEGFGKINFKLDKEGFINSSKLFYRYNKINNNMENFKAGVYIIEPGSNMLDIIKLLTTGKSVTTSVTIPEGKNLFEIAKILETNKITSAKEFISLAKDPDFASSLDIPASRIEGYLYPDTYHFTQNSPADLVIKSMVSTFNKKTAEVDFSLSDLSKHSVIILASVVEKETGASFERPEIAGVFVNRLAKRMRLQSDPTTIYGIWENYNGNLRKKHLLEKTPYNTYKISGLPKGPISNPGLESINAVLNPNKHSYLYFVSKNDGTHIFSKTYKEHLKAVNEYQKNSKNRKGKSWRDLNKK; from the coding sequence ATGTCAAAAAAGAACTTATTTATTATTTTAGTATTAGCACCGCTGCTTGGAATCATTGCAGGTGGAGCTAAAGTTTATCACTCTATCGCTCTATGGAAGTATGAAGGAGAGGCCAAAAGCTTCACGATTCAGCCTGGAGAAGGTTTTGGAAAGATTAATTTTAAACTCGATAAAGAGGGCTTTATTAATAGTTCAAAGCTTTTCTATAGATATAATAAGATAAATAATAATATGGAGAACTTTAAGGCCGGCGTTTATATAATTGAGCCTGGTTCTAATATGCTTGATATAATCAAACTCCTTACTACAGGTAAGAGCGTAACAACAAGCGTGACTATTCCTGAAGGCAAGAACTTATTTGAGATTGCGAAAATTCTAGAAACTAATAAAATAACTTCTGCTAAAGAATTTATATCGCTTGCTAAAGACCCTGATTTCGCTTCTTCGCTAGATATTCCGGCCAGTAGAATAGAGGGCTATTTATATCCAGATACATACCACTTCACTCAAAATAGTCCTGCAGACTTAGTTATAAAGTCTATGGTTTCCACATTCAATAAGAAAACAGCTGAAGTGGACTTCTCACTATCTGATCTATCTAAACACTCTGTTATCATTCTTGCTTCAGTAGTCGAAAAAGAAACAGGGGCAAGCTTTGAGAGACCAGAAATTGCAGGAGTCTTTGTAAATAGATTAGCAAAAAGAATGAGACTTCAATCTGACCCTACAACTATATATGGTATCTGGGAAAACTATAACGGTAACCTTAGAAAGAAACACTTGTTAGAAAAGACTCCTTACAATACTTATAAGATTTCGGGACTACCTAAGGGCCCTATATCTAATCCAGGTCTTGAATCTATTAATGCTGTTCTTAATCCTAATAAGCACTCATATCTTTACTTTGTAAGTAAGAATGACGGAACTCACATCTTCTCTAAAACTTATAAAGAACACCTAAAAGCTGTTAACGAGTATCAAAAGAATTCAAAAAATAGAAAAGGAAAGTCTTGGAGAGACCTAAATAAGAAGTAA
- a CDS encoding histidine triad nucleotide-binding protein, with amino-acid sequence MSNCIFCKIVAGEIPSTKVYEDEKVLGFKDLNPMAEVHNLFIHKDHTQDLNDLSDNKQDQLGDIFSAISKYSKESKLAEDGFRVVTNIGNNGGQTVFHTHFHVLGGQRLGGFGS; translated from the coding sequence ATGAGTAACTGCATTTTTTGTAAGATTGTGGCCGGTGAAATTCCCTCTACAAAGGTTTATGAAGATGAAAAGGTTTTAGGCTTTAAAGATCTTAACCCTATGGCAGAAGTGCACAACTTATTTATTCATAAAGATCATACTCAAGATTTAAATGATCTAAGTGATAATAAGCAAGATCAATTAGGTGATATATTTAGTGCGATCTCTAAGTACTCTAAAGAATCGAAACTCGCTGAGGATGGTTTTAGAGTTGTCACAAATATAGGAAATAATGGAGGACAAACTGTTTTTCATACACACTTCCATGTTCTGGGTGGACAGAGGCTTGGAGGGTTTGGTTCATAA
- a CDS encoding HemK/PrmC family methyltransferase, translating into MALMSLGSFTESFFSEKQEQLLKTYPGLSIRRLKDEIESFALQKHVDADELFEHQYIPSGENPLTHFFNSLNRGYPLEYIRGRAYFYKSEFHVSPSVLIPRSETEILVETATILLNDWLKKTDESLRVLDIGTGSGAIIISLLQEIDRPLSSYATDISKEALKIARRNFFNLRFTIPRESSLDLICTDRMKDLREEKFHLIVSNPPYIKEDEDRKFVHNQVDTFEPHLALYLKDGEYYDWFEELFQDVSNSLYEEGVFIMEGHEDHLEDLRIQCEKFNFKTVSLIKDYTQRDRFLIAKK; encoded by the coding sequence ATGGCCCTTATGAGTCTAGGTAGTTTTACTGAAAGTTTTTTTAGTGAAAAGCAAGAGCAACTTTTAAAAACTTACCCAGGTTTGTCTATTCGAAGACTTAAAGACGAAATAGAATCCTTTGCATTACAAAAGCATGTAGATGCTGATGAGTTATTTGAACATCAGTATATTCCAAGTGGAGAAAATCCTCTTACTCATTTTTTTAATAGCTTAAATCGTGGATATCCACTTGAGTATATCCGGGGGAGAGCGTACTTCTATAAATCTGAATTTCACGTATCACCTAGTGTTCTTATTCCAAGAAGTGAAACAGAGATTCTTGTTGAAACAGCGACTATTCTTTTAAACGATTGGCTTAAAAAAACTGATGAGTCATTACGAGTTCTAGATATTGGTACTGGAAGTGGTGCGATTATCATTTCTTTATTACAAGAAATTGATCGCCCTCTATCGAGTTATGCTACAGATATTTCGAAAGAAGCCTTAAAAATAGCACGCAGAAATTTCTTCAATCTTAGATTCACCATACCTAGAGAGTCTAGCTTAGATTTAATTTGTACAGATAGGATGAAGGATTTAAGAGAAGAGAAGTTTCATCTCATAGTGAGTAACCCTCCATATATTAAAGAAGACGAAGATAGAAAATTTGTACACAATCAAGTGGATACTTTTGAGCCCCACTTGGCCCTGTATTTAAAAGACGGGGAGTACTATGATTGGTTTGAAGAACTTTTTCAAGATGTATCAAACTCTTTGTATGAAGAAGGAGTTTTTATCATGGAAGGCCATGAAGATCATCTTGAAGATTTAAGAATACAATGTGAAAAATTTAATTTTAAAACAGTGAGTTTAATTAAAGATTATACTCAAAGAGATCGCTTCTTAATTGCTAAGAAGTAA
- a CDS encoding flavin reductase family protein: protein MSDSKEIAKAVGHIPSGLFIVATKTGDQLDGYLASWVQQISFSPLMIAIAINPDRPGYNSIIAGETFTVNIVGDHDMNFLKHFWSGYDPENSPFKVIDHEISSNGGILIKGAKSILECRFKDKIKPGDHELILAEITASYVMNDDSKPKVHIRKSGLDY, encoded by the coding sequence ATGAGTGATTCAAAAGAAATTGCAAAGGCCGTTGGTCATATACCGTCTGGACTTTTTATCGTAGCAACTAAAACTGGTGATCAACTTGATGGATATCTTGCGAGTTGGGTTCAGCAAATCAGCTTTAGTCCTTTAATGATTGCGATAGCAATTAATCCTGATAGACCTGGCTATAATTCAATTATTGCTGGTGAAACTTTTACTGTGAATATTGTGGGAGATCACGATATGAACTTCTTAAAACACTTTTGGAGTGGTTATGATCCTGAGAATTCTCCTTTTAAAGTCATTGATCATGAAATTTCTTCGAATGGCGGAATTTTGATAAAAGGTGCCAAGTCGATTTTAGAGTGTCGTTTCAAAGATAAAATAAAGCCAGGTGACCATGAATTAATTCTTGCAGAAATTACAGCAAGCTATGTAATGAATGATGACTCTAAGCCAAAGGTTCATATTAGAAAATCTGGTTTAGATTACTAA
- the murA gene encoding UDP-N-acetylglucosamine 1-carboxyvinyltransferase, translating into MDKLIITGPCRLSGTVTISKAKNAYLPILAGVLLSDKKIVLNEVPNLRDINTMLTLLGNLGVGITRNGKTITFDPSTLSSHEATYDLVKTMRASIFTLGPILTRMKKAKVSLPGGCAIGTRPIDLHLSNLEKMGAKITLEGGYVYAETDGPLKGANLLLAFPSVGATENLMMAAVFAEGKTVIENAALEPEIDDLANFLNAMGAKVSGIGSTRLEIEGVKTLNEVEYTAIGDRIEAATYIMAALATGSNVKVEGFNPAHLEFVIDLLKEMGAKINIGDNFVEISESSLNSARIDTAPFPGFPTDVQAQMMALVTQVKGNTIITEHIFENRFMHVPELNRLGASIELRGNSAFIDGGHPLKGAPVMCTDLRASAALVIAALASEGKTEIDRVYHLDRGYENLDQKFKKLGANIERIGN; encoded by the coding sequence ATGGATAAACTAATTATTACTGGTCCTTGTCGCTTAAGCGGTACGGTTACAATCTCTAAGGCAAAGAATGCATACCTTCCTATATTGGCCGGAGTTTTACTCAGCGATAAGAAGATTGTTTTAAACGAAGTACCAAATTTAAGAGATATTAATACAATGCTGACACTTCTAGGGAATCTAGGGGTAGGCATTACTAGAAATGGTAAAACAATTACTTTTGACCCTTCTACTCTTAGCTCACATGAAGCAACTTATGATCTAGTTAAGACGATGAGAGCTTCAATTTTTACTTTAGGGCCAATTCTAACAAGAATGAAAAAGGCTAAAGTTTCTCTACCTGGAGGTTGTGCAATTGGAACTAGACCAATTGACTTGCACCTTTCGAATTTAGAGAAAATGGGAGCTAAGATTACGCTTGAAGGTGGTTATGTTTATGCTGAAACAGATGGTCCTCTAAAAGGAGCAAATTTACTTTTGGCATTTCCTTCTGTTGGTGCAACAGAGAACTTAATGATGGCGGCTGTATTTGCTGAGGGAAAAACAGTTATTGAAAATGCAGCACTTGAGCCAGAAATAGACGATCTTGCAAATTTTTTAAATGCTATGGGAGCGAAAGTTTCAGGAATAGGTTCTACACGACTTGAAATAGAAGGAGTGAAAACTCTTAATGAAGTTGAATATACAGCAATAGGTGATCGTATAGAGGCCGCTACATATATAATGGCTGCTTTAGCAACAGGATCTAATGTTAAAGTTGAAGGATTCAATCCTGCTCATCTTGAATTTGTAATTGATCTTCTAAAAGAGATGGGGGCCAAGATTAATATTGGTGATAATTTTGTCGAAATTTCTGAGAGTTCTCTCAACTCCGCAAGAATCGATACAGCACCTTTTCCTGGTTTTCCAACTGACGTACAGGCCCAAATGATGGCCCTTGTTACTCAGGTTAAAGGAAATACGATTATCACAGAACATATTTTTGAAAATAGATTCATGCATGTTCCAGAATTAAATAGATTGGGAGCGAGTATAGAGCTTCGAGGAAATAGCGCGTTTATTGATGGAGGACATCCTTTAAAAGGTGCTCCTGTGATGTGTACTGACCTCAGAGCATCAGCGGCCTTAGTTATTGCTGCTCTTGCAAGTGAAGGAAAGACGGAGATTGATAGAGTTTATCACTTAGATAGAGGCTACGAAAACCTAGACCAAAAATTTAAAAAGTTAGGTGCTAATATTGAGAGAATAGGAAACTAA
- the ruvX gene encoding Holliday junction resolvase RuvX, with protein MIDFTNYPNFNKFKGINILSIDYGTKVTGLAQFTPSREPMPQPRGKIIFQSDEQLLQELEVFIEEDFIEVIVLGLPLYLDGNESEMTKTVLKFHKKLTNHFPDIEVYLQDETLSSTAAKERMLSSARYNFKVDLKKIDEVAATIILEDFITKTSS; from the coding sequence ATGATTGACTTTACGAACTACCCAAACTTCAATAAATTCAAGGGTATAAATATCCTTTCAATAGACTATGGTACTAAAGTAACAGGTCTAGCTCAATTCACTCCTTCAAGAGAACCAATGCCTCAACCTAGAGGAAAGATTATCTTTCAAAGCGATGAGCAGCTCCTCCAAGAGTTAGAAGTATTCATTGAAGAGGACTTTATTGAGGTGATTGTACTAGGACTTCCTCTCTATTTAGATGGAAACGAGTCTGAGATGACTAAAACTGTCCTTAAGTTTCATAAAAAGCTTACGAACCATTTTCCAGATATTGAAGTCTATCTTCAGGATGAAACTTTAAGCTCTACTGCAGCTAAAGAACGAATGCTTAGTTCAGCAAGATATAACTTTAAAGTTGACCTTAAGAAAATTGACGAAGTTGCAGCGACCATCATTTTAGAAGATTTTATAACAAAAACTAGCTCTTAG